TAATATCGAGTCAAGGATTAGGTTACTGAAAAGAGATTGGTCAATAgtgtatgacatgcttaatggccaaaacaatagcggttttggttgggacgaccATAGGCAggtcgttgttgctgaagatgcggtttgggactcttatttaaaggtaagaatgAGTTCAACTCTTGATTATCCTATTcttaccaaacttataactaatatgatttcctcgtTTTTATAGAGTCATAAAGAAGCCGGTCAGTTCAGACATCGTAGTTTCCCCTACTACGACCAACTTACTGCCATATACGCAAAAGATCGAGCGACtgggaaagacgctcaaacagCCGCTGacgttcttgaagaaataaatgctgaGGATGTACCTTCTGCAGATATTAATGAAGACAGAAACGAATACTATGATTGCGATGCTAATgtctctttggatgacatggatgtttctgccAC
The Gossypium raimondii isolate GPD5lz chromosome 8, ASM2569854v1, whole genome shotgun sequence DNA segment above includes these coding regions:
- the LOC105785435 gene encoding uncharacterized protein At2g29880-like; this encodes MLKARPNIESRIRLLKRDWSIVYDMLNGQNNSGFGWDDHRQVVVAEDAVWDSYLKSHKEAGQFRHRSFPYYDQLTAIYAKDRATGKDAQTAADVLEEINAEDVPSADINEDRNEYYDCDANVSLDDMDVSATEPQTDKNQGGSSSSKRKKKNSDATGHFSSSVTDAATLLAENMRAIGEQISRSIASDVVVHQHIQEKAQIYIQPYVK